The Aphelocoma coerulescens isolate FSJ_1873_10779 chromosome 15, UR_Acoe_1.0, whole genome shotgun sequence genome segment CTCGGTGCTGCCGCTGGCGGGCAGGAGCCTGGCCCTGCCGCCCTCCAACCTGCCCTCCATCCAGAGCATCATCTACCAGATCAATCAGCAGTGCCAGGCGCAGggtgcccagcccagctgcccggCCGTCGTGGCCGCCCACCCCAGCCCGGCCAAGCACGGCGCTTTCGGCCCCGGCTACGGCGGCACCGTCCTGCCCGAGTGCCGCAAGGGCGCCGAGCTGGCGCTGGGCTCCAACCCGGCCGCCGCCCTGGGACCCAAGGCAGGCGTCTACCCCGAGGGCATGGACTACCTGGTgtggcagcagaagcagcagcagcagcacctgcgaATGTACagcgggggcagcggcggcgggggggccCTCAGCAAATCCCCCGAGACGTGCGCGGGCGCCTCACGGCCCTACGGCCTGGGCAGCGCGGCCGACAAGGTGAGCTCGTCCCCCTTGAACTGCATGCACGGCAACTTCGCGGTGGGGCAGTACTTCGCTCCCCCCTGGAACAGCATCCTGGTGACCCCCAACAGCGACTGTTACAACCCACCGGAGCTGGGGGCCGGGCCCCGCGAGCTGGGGGTGCCCCCGGCCGAGGGGCTGCCCAGCAAGACCCTCTGCAATACCTCCAtcctcagcagcagcctccagtCCCTGGAGTATCTCATCAACGACATCCACCCGCCCTGCATCAAGGAGCAGATGCTGGGCAAGGGCTACGAGACCGTGTCTGTGCCAAGGCTCTTGGACCACCAGCACGCCCACATCCGCCTGCCCGTCTACAGATAAGGGACCGATGCTGCTCTTCCCAAACCCAGGGCGAGGACTTTGGCGCGAGCCGCGGGCACCGACCGCGGCAGCGAGGGCGGGGGGacggggagggggacacggggtcgGCTGCCGAAAGGGCTCCCGGGACACTGGCGTTGCACCGGGGTCCCCAGACTGGACACACCCGCGACCTGCTGGAAGCCGAGGCCGAAGGACCGCTTGTCTATATAGCTCAGAAATCATTTTATCTCCACGAATGTGAACAGGGAATTGCTACGAGTTGCTGCTATCCAGGGAGGGGAGGCTCTGCTGCGCTGGCAGTGCCTGGAGCGGGGCAGAGCCCGGTGTCGTGGCCAGCCGGGAGGCTCCATGGTGGGTCCCAGCCCGGTGCGTGGCCGGGAGGCTCCATGGTGGCCGGTGCTGGCCTGGCAGCTGTCCAGGAGGCTCCACAGGGGCTGGTCCTGGCACGGCGGTGGCCGGAAGGCTCCATGGTGGCCAGTGCCAGCCCAGTGGTGGCCGGT includes the following:
- the FAM222A gene encoding protein FAM222A gives rise to the protein MLACLQRTQNPPAQHLPCPNKALEPRKCETAPMHSPRYPSPAELDAYAQKVANSPLTIKIFPTNIRVPQHKHLNRTVNGYDTTGQRYSPYPLHAGGYQGLLAIVKASGKSVVKNSEGKRTKLSPAQVGVAPYPASSTLAQGPSCAGQLSYHGGQKQLEGPVPPNVTVAASVLPLAGRSLALPPSNLPSIQSIIYQINQQCQAQGAQPSCPAVVAAHPSPAKHGAFGPGYGGTVLPECRKGAELALGSNPAAALGPKAGVYPEGMDYLVWQQKQQQQHLRMYSGGSGGGGALSKSPETCAGASRPYGLGSAADKVSSSPLNCMHGNFAVGQYFAPPWNSILVTPNSDCYNPPELGAGPRELGVPPAEGLPSKTLCNTSILSSSLQSLEYLINDIHPPCIKEQMLGKGYETVSVPRLLDHQHAHIRLPVYR